A window from Malaclemys terrapin pileata isolate rMalTer1 chromosome 18, rMalTer1.hap1, whole genome shotgun sequence encodes these proteins:
- the LOC128825896 gene encoding C-C motif chemokine 4-like has protein sequence MAKAAGLVCAFLLLASFCCQGLAQRGSAVPDKCCFKFQTTKLKRDNTVSCYNTSPACPQPGVIFKMKEGQEICAKPDKSWVKEYQQFLSPNKA, from the exons ATGGCAAAGGCAGCCGGGCTTGTCTGTGCGTTTCTCCTGCTGGCTTCGTTCTGCTGCCAGGGCCTGGCTCAGA GAGGCTCTGCTGTGCCGGACAAATGCTGCTTCAAATTCCAGACAACGAAGCTCAAGAGAGACAACACAGTCAGCTGTTACAACACCAGCCCAGCGTGCCCGCAGCCAGGCGTGAT ATTCAAAATGAAAGAAGGCCAGGAGATCTGTGCCAAGCCTGACAAGTCCTGGGTGAAAGAATACCAGCAATTTCTCAGCCCTAATAAAGCCTGA